One genomic segment of Pseudomonas sp. RU47 includes these proteins:
- a CDS encoding cell wall hydrolase, producing the protein MGLKGWAGCLVLTLLAGSVWATDQAPIKAKAEEKAQVLEEKAADKISAAPAPKAEAITPTEVQAVDPAGAAPLDDPITCLARSIYWEAKGKDTPEMEAVSSVVMNRLGHEGFPDTVCAVVKQGSETKSCQFSWWCDGRPDQVKEDAEYTLAKDIARKALNRQLKDRTNGALYFHDRNVHPSWAKEYRKTAETKKFLFYKPAGGDAR; encoded by the coding sequence ATGGGATTGAAAGGCTGGGCTGGTTGTCTTGTATTGACCCTGTTGGCAGGCTCCGTGTGGGCCACCGATCAGGCCCCGATCAAAGCGAAGGCTGAAGAGAAAGCCCAAGTGCTGGAAGAGAAAGCAGCGGACAAAATCAGCGCCGCACCAGCACCGAAAGCCGAGGCCATCACCCCGACCGAAGTGCAGGCAGTCGACCCGGCCGGCGCGGCGCCGCTGGACGATCCGATCACCTGTCTGGCGCGCAGTATCTATTGGGAAGCCAAGGGAAAGGACACGCCGGAAATGGAAGCCGTGTCCAGTGTGGTGATGAATCGCCTCGGCCACGAAGGCTTTCCCGACACGGTGTGCGCTGTCGTCAAACAAGGTTCGGAAACCAAGAGCTGCCAGTTTTCCTGGTGGTGCGACGGGCGTCCGGATCAGGTCAAGGAAGATGCCGAATACACGCTGGCCAAGGATATCGCCCGCAAAGCGCTGAACCGCCAGCTCAAGGATCGCACCAACGGCGCGCTGTATTTCCACGACCGCAACGTGCATCCGAGCTGGGCCAAGGAGTACCGCAAGACCGCCGAAACGAAAAAATTCCTCTTCTACAAACCTGCCGGTGGCGACGCGCGTTAA
- a CDS encoding CAP domain-containing protein, with translation MPFVLRCAALSVGVVFAIPALAGDESQLIESINTYRSQPQRCGSQASNELPPLSADPRLRLRATGAVDLQQAMASASYPMVNVQAITLNGPRDAASAMQAIKESFCQVVLDPQFVDVGVSRDDRDWRIVLARPLLSAKLGDAQSEGQKLLSELNVARSQARQCGGQAFAAAAPLAWNTTLGTISQDHSRDMANNNYFDHKDRDGRTPGDRAELAGYSGQQVGENIAAGQDTVHKVVEGWLASPGHCANLMNPQYQELGAAYATDPKSSAGIYWTAMFGAQ, from the coding sequence ATGCCATTCGTTTTGCGTTGTGCCGCGTTGTCCGTGGGCGTTGTGTTTGCCATTCCGGCGCTGGCCGGCGATGAGTCGCAGTTGATCGAGTCGATCAACACCTACCGCAGCCAACCGCAGCGTTGCGGGTCGCAGGCGTCGAATGAACTGCCGCCGCTGTCGGCTGATCCACGGCTGAGATTACGCGCCACCGGTGCTGTCGATCTTCAGCAAGCCATGGCCAGCGCCAGTTATCCGATGGTCAATGTGCAGGCGATCACGCTCAACGGCCCACGTGATGCGGCGTCGGCGATGCAGGCGATCAAAGAAAGTTTCTGTCAGGTGGTGCTCGATCCGCAGTTTGTCGATGTTGGTGTCAGCCGCGACGACCGTGACTGGCGCATCGTGCTGGCGCGGCCGCTGCTGTCGGCCAAGCTGGGGGATGCGCAAAGTGAGGGGCAGAAATTGCTGAGTGAACTCAACGTCGCCCGCAGTCAGGCACGACAGTGTGGGGGTCAGGCTTTCGCCGCTGCCGCACCGCTGGCCTGGAACACGACACTGGGCACGATCTCCCAGGATCACAGCCGCGACATGGCCAACAACAATTACTTCGACCACAAGGACCGCGACGGTCGCACCCCCGGCGATCGCGCGGAACTCGCCGGTTACAGCGGCCAACAGGTCGGCGAAAACATCGCCGCCGGGCAAGACACCGTGCACAAAGTCGTCGAAGGCTGGCTCGCCAGCCCCGGCCACTGCGCCAACCTGATGAACCCGCAATACCAGGAACTCGGCGCAGCCTACGCGACCGATCCGAAAAG